The following proteins are co-located in the Cryptococcus neoformans var. grubii H99 chromosome 1, complete sequence genome:
- a CDS encoding pyridoxal reductase gives MTATTSPTILVAGKTVGRLGYGLMGLSAWGLRINPVPFSQEDAFAAMKAFFDKYPQYISKIVPIVKGGVDVKSQSPAKGDDIEFFRNEIEQVKAILGDKELDVYSLARLGHTAVETIFTNMAQLIKEGAVKAIGVSEMSSASLEKAHKICPIAINEIGVSLSHTNPRFATLSPVPEDIPAGDFRTMLPRFQGQAFCDNQKLVDQVEEIAKKKGVTAGQLSLAWILAQSEFAIPIPGSSKVDRVRENSSAIDVKLNNEELEALNKLASAFEVQGARYPEMFQKDLMK, from the exons ATGACTGCTACTACCTCTCCTACTATCCTTGTTGCTGGTAAGACTGTCGGTCGACTAGG TTATGGTCTCATGGGCCTTTCCGCCTGGGGTCTTCGCATCAATCCTGTGCCCTTCTCCCAAGAAGATGCTTTTGCCGCCATGAA AGCCTTTTTCGACAAGTACCCCCAGTATATTTCCAAAATTGTCCCGATCGTGAAAGGTGGAGTGGATGTAAAGTCGCAGTCTCCTGCCAAGGGAGATGA CATCGAATTCTTCCGAAATGAAATCGAACAAGTGAAGGCCATTCTGGGCGACAAGGAATTGGACGTATATTCCCTCGCTCGGCTGGGTCACACTGCCGTGGAGACCATCTTCACTAACATGGCTCAACTCATAAAGGAGGGGGCCGTCAAAGCTATCGGTGTCAGTGAGATGTCGAGTGCTTCTCTCGAGAAAGCTCACAAG ATCTGTCCTATCGCCATCAACGAGATCGGAGTCTCCTTATCTCATACGAACCCTCGATTCGCGACTCTGTCGCCTG TCCCCGAGGATATCCCTGCTGGTGACTTCAGAACCATGCTTCCTAGGTTCCAAGGACAAGCGTTCTGTGATAACCAAAAGTTGGTGGATCAAGTTGAGGAAATtgcgaagaaaaagggtgTAACTGCTGGGCAATTGTCGTTGGCTTGGATTCTTGCTCAATCAGAGTTT GCGATTCCTATCCCCGGGTCATCCAAGGTAGATCGTGTTCGAGAGAACTCCTCTGCCATAGACGTCAAGCTGAACAATGAAGAACTCGAGGCTCTTAACAAGCTGGCTTCGGCTTTCGAGGTTCAAGGTGCTCGTTACCCCGAGATGTTCCAAAAAGATCTG ATGAAATGA